The following coding sequences are from one Microtus pennsylvanicus isolate mMicPen1 chromosome 1, mMicPen1.hap1, whole genome shotgun sequence window:
- the Znf664 gene encoding zinc finger protein 664 — protein MIYKCPMCREFFSERADLFMHQKIHTAEKPHKCDKCDKGFFHISELHIHWRDHTGEKVYKCDDCGKDFSTTTKLNRHKKIHTVEKPYKCYECGKAFNWSSHLQIHMRVHTGEKPYVCSECGRGFSNSSNLCMHQRVHTGEKPFKCEECGKAFRHTSSLCMHQRVHTGEKPYKCYECGKAFSQSSSLCIHQRVHTGEKPYRCCGCGKAFSQSSSLCIHQRVHTGEKPFKCDECGKAFSQSTSLCIHQRVHTKERNHLKISVI, from the coding sequence ATGATCTACAAGTGCCCTATGTGCAGGGAATTTTTCTCTGAGAGAGCAGATCTTTTTATGCATCAGAAAATCCACACAGCAGAGAAACCCCATAAATGTGACAAGTGTGATAAGGGTTTCTTTCACATATCAGAACTTCATATTCATTGGCGAGACCACACAGGAGAGAAGGTCTACAAATGTGATGACTGTGGTAAAGATTTTAGCACGACAACAAAACTTAATAGACATAAGAAAATTCACACTGTGGAAAAGCCCTATAAATGTTATGAGTGTGGCAAAGCCTTCAACTGGAGCTCCCATCTTCAAATCCATATGAGAGTCCACACTGGCGAGAAGCCATATGTCTGCAGTGAGTGTGGGAGGGGCTTCAGTAATAGTTCTAATCTTTGTATGCACCAGAGAGTTCACACTGGGGAAAAGCCCTTCAAATGTGaagagtgtgggaaagccttcaggcACACCTCCAGCCTCTGCATGCATCAAAGagtccacactggagagaagccctataaaTGTTatgagtgtgggaaggccttcagtCAGAGCTCCAGCCTCTGCATCCACCAGAGAGTGCACACAGGGGAGAAGCCCTATAGGTGTTGTgggtgtgggaaggccttcagtCAGAGCTCCAGCCTCTGCATCCACCAGAGAGTACACACAGGGGAGAAACCTTTTAAGTGTGAtgagtgtggcaaggccttcagCCAGAGTACAAGCCTTTGCATCCACCAGAGAGTACACACCAAGGAGAGAAACCATCTCAAGATATCAGTTATATAA
- the LOC142840789 gene encoding large ribosomal subunit protein eL32-like, with protein MAALRPLVKPKIVKKRTKKFIRHQSDRYVKIKRNWRKPRGIDNRVRRRFKGQILMPNIGYGSNKKTKHMLPSGFLKFLVHNVKELEVLLMCNKSYCAEIAHSVSSKN; from the coding sequence ATGGCTGCCCTCCGGCCTCTGGTGAAGCCCAAGATCGTCAAAAAGAGGACCAAGAAGTTCATCCGGCACCAGTCAGACCGATATGTCAAGATTAAGCGAAACTGGCGCAAACCCAGAGGTATTGACAACAGGGTGCGGAGAAGATTCAAGGGCCAGATCCTGATGCCCAACATTGGTTATGGGAGCAACAAGAAAACCAAGCACATGCTGCCTAGCGGCTTCCTGAAGTTTCTGGTCCACAACGTCAAGGAGCTGGAGGTGCTGCTGATGTGCAACAAGTCTTACTGTGCTGAGATTGCTCACAGTGTTTCCTCCAAGAACTGA